Proteins encoded in a region of the Cytobacillus pseudoceanisediminis genome:
- a CDS encoding SRPBCC domain-containing protein, with the protein MSDELSTVFKALGHPIRREILDILKKSPRTTGELNDYFPEVTRYAIMKHLNILEEGKLVLVRREGKYKRHFLNAVPLQEMHERWVGKYMKSAASSLLNLRRAVQDKGGDNPMDSAKEFRIEQEIFLDAPREEVFRALTEKVEEWWEFRIAPKGVTSHFTFVPVPGGQFTEKWGEKEGAVWGNVYYVNAPEEIRLHGHLGMHGAVNSAYTYRLLEKEGGTLLQLSHTASGVIQEQWEEEHSKGWEYLLGTLLKKYVESN; encoded by the coding sequence ATGAGCGACGAGCTTTCCACCGTTTTTAAGGCATTGGGACATCCAATCCGCAGGGAAATTCTCGATATTCTTAAGAAATCGCCAAGAACGACCGGAGAACTTAACGACTATTTTCCTGAAGTTACAAGGTATGCCATTATGAAGCATCTAAATATTTTAGAGGAAGGCAAATTAGTTTTGGTACGGAGAGAAGGAAAATATAAAAGGCATTTTCTTAATGCAGTGCCCCTTCAGGAAATGCATGAGCGCTGGGTAGGTAAATACATGAAATCCGCAGCCAGCTCGCTGTTGAATTTACGGAGGGCCGTTCAAGATAAAGGAGGAGACAATCCGATGGATTCAGCAAAGGAGTTTCGCATTGAACAGGAGATATTTCTTGATGCACCACGAGAAGAAGTATTTAGGGCATTAACCGAAAAGGTGGAAGAGTGGTGGGAGTTTCGCATAGCTCCAAAAGGAGTAACATCCCACTTTACGTTTGTGCCTGTTCCAGGAGGGCAATTCACCGAAAAATGGGGTGAAAAAGAAGGCGCAGTCTGGGGGAATGTATACTATGTGAATGCGCCTGAAGAAATACGGCTGCACGGCCATCTGGGCATGCATGGAGCGGTAAACAGTGCCTATACGTATCGTCTTCTTGAGAAAGAAGGAGGGACGCTGCTGCAGCTTTCCCATACAGCCTCTGGTGTTATTCAGGAGCAATGGGAAGAGGAGCATTCCAAGGGATGGGAATACCTGCTTGGAACCCTGCTAAAAAAATACGTAGAATCGAACTAA
- a CDS encoding tagatose bisphosphate family class II aldolase, translated as MFRKAQQEEYAIPAFNIHNLETFQVVVDTAAELNSPVILASTPGTISYSGGDYLVSIGNAAAKRYEIPIALHLDHFESFEEIKKYIEFGFKSVMIDASHHPFEENVKIVKEVVDYAHEYGVSVEAELGRLGGVEDDLVVDEKDAKFTNPEQAGKFVELTGIDSLAVAIGTAHGLYKGEPKIDFDRLDEIRSMVSIPLVLHGASDIPDTMVKRTIELGICKVNIATDLKIPFSNAVKQYFIENPDANDPRKYMTPGKDAMKKVVEEKILMCGSNDKA; from the coding sequence ATGTTCAGAAAAGCCCAGCAAGAAGAATATGCGATTCCTGCCTTTAATATCCACAACCTTGAAACATTCCAAGTGGTGGTGGATACTGCAGCAGAATTGAACTCACCTGTCATACTGGCTTCCACACCAGGTACCATTTCTTATTCAGGCGGTGACTATTTGGTGTCAATTGGAAATGCTGCAGCAAAAAGATATGAGATTCCGATCGCTCTCCACCTTGACCATTTTGAGAGTTTTGAAGAAATCAAGAAATATATTGAATTTGGTTTTAAGTCTGTGATGATCGATGCCTCCCATCATCCTTTTGAAGAAAATGTCAAGATTGTAAAGGAAGTTGTCGATTATGCCCATGAATATGGGGTCTCTGTTGAGGCTGAATTAGGCCGTCTAGGGGGAGTAGAAGACGACCTCGTTGTGGATGAAAAGGACGCGAAGTTTACCAATCCGGAGCAGGCTGGAAAATTTGTGGAGTTAACCGGGATTGACTCTTTGGCAGTTGCTATTGGAACTGCACATGGATTATACAAGGGTGAGCCTAAAATTGATTTTGATAGGCTGGATGAGATCCGCTCCATGGTTTCTATTCCTCTCGTCCTTCATGGGGCTTCCGATATCCCGGACACAATGGTGAAGAGAACAATAGAACTCGGTATTTGCAAGGTAAATATTGCAACAGACCTAAAAATCCCATTTTCTAATGCGGTCAAACAATACTTTATCGAGAACCCGGACGCAAATGATCCCCGAAAATATATGACTCCAGGCAAAGACGCGATGAAGAAGGTAGTCGAGGAAAAAATTCTTATGTGTGGCAGCAATGATAAAGCCTAG
- the nagA gene encoding N-acetylglucosamine-6-phosphate deacetylase: protein MEAICADKIYGPNSRIHSGFVIYKNGFITDITEDEPDCQIHDFSGFSVIPGLIDIHIHGISGNDTMDAAPEALQEISISLARHGVTSFLPTTLTHDFEKIKAAVSEIGRQIGKTAGAEILGSYVEGPYLASEHRGAHPVNYMREISMEEIDELIKASQNTIKILALAPEKEMALKVIPYLKSLGILVSLGHTNADYETANLAIDSGASISVHTFNGMRGFTHRDPGCLGAFLTNEHIFCELIADLEHVHPAGIQLLHKAKGADQILLISDSMAAADLPDGKYKLGSLTVRVKDGIARTMETGSLAGSTANLMSCLRNTKEVLGLPLESILPMATINQAKLLGVDHEIGTIEIGKS from the coding sequence ATGGAGGCTATTTGTGCAGATAAAATCTATGGCCCTAACAGCAGAATACATTCAGGATTTGTGATTTATAAGAATGGATTCATAACGGATATTACGGAAGATGAACCAGACTGCCAGATACATGATTTCTCGGGATTTTCCGTTATCCCTGGTCTTATTGATATTCATATCCATGGCATTTCAGGGAATGACACGATGGATGCAGCGCCGGAAGCTTTGCAGGAGATTTCTATATCACTTGCAAGGCATGGGGTGACGTCCTTTTTGCCTACAACTCTTACGCATGATTTTGAGAAAATAAAGGCTGCCGTTAGCGAGATTGGCAGACAAATAGGAAAGACAGCTGGAGCAGAAATCCTCGGTTCGTATGTTGAAGGACCTTATTTAGCCTCTGAGCACAGAGGCGCGCATCCTGTGAATTACATGCGAGAAATATCAATGGAAGAAATTGATGAGTTAATTAAAGCATCCCAAAATACGATTAAAATTCTAGCGCTGGCACCGGAAAAGGAGATGGCTTTAAAGGTTATTCCCTATCTGAAAAGTCTGGGAATTCTTGTCTCACTGGGACATACCAATGCAGACTATGAAACTGCCAATCTGGCAATAGATAGCGGGGCTAGTATTTCAGTTCATACGTTTAACGGAATGCGTGGATTCACCCATCGTGATCCGGGATGTCTGGGAGCTTTCCTGACAAATGAACATATTTTTTGCGAGTTGATAGCTGATTTGGAACACGTGCATCCAGCAGGTATTCAACTGCTTCACAAAGCAAAAGGAGCAGACCAGATTCTATTAATTAGCGACAGTATGGCCGCAGCGGATTTACCGGATGGGAAGTATAAGCTTGGAAGCCTAACTGTCAGAGTAAAAGACGGAATAGCCAGAACAATGGAGACTGGATCCCTGGCAGGCAGTACTGCAAATTTAATGAGCTGCTTAAGAAACACAAAGGAGGTTCTAGGGCTGCCGCTTGAATCCATTTTGCCGATGGCTACTATAAATCAAGCTAAATTGCTGGGTGTTGATCATGAAATCGGCACCATTGAAATTGGAAAAAGTTAA
- a CDS encoding Rrf2 family transcriptional regulator, giving the protein MKYSKATNYALHTMVYLTLTPKGKSVGVEQLAKIQNLSPTYLSKILTKLVKAGLIESTPGVKGGYSIVSHSRKTSFLDVIHAIEGHTTLFHCSLEHDDLQNEDCLIEKVMFEAEKKMKDELNTKYISDIAKEIDSTKKKKNCNQSK; this is encoded by the coding sequence ATGAAATATTCAAAAGCCACCAACTATGCATTGCACACAATGGTATATTTAACTTTAACACCCAAGGGGAAATCTGTTGGCGTTGAACAGCTGGCTAAAATCCAAAATCTTTCCCCGACCTACCTGTCGAAAATTCTCACGAAACTTGTAAAGGCAGGCCTTATTGAATCAACTCCTGGTGTTAAGGGCGGATACAGCATTGTAAGCCATTCGCGTAAAACTTCCTTTCTGGATGTCATTCATGCCATCGAAGGGCACACCACCTTGTTTCATTGTTCTTTGGAACATGATGATTTACAAAATGAAGATTGCTTAATTGAAAAGGTAATGTTTGAAGCTGAGAAAAAGATGAAAGATGAGCTGAATACAAAATATATTTCTGATATTGCAAAAGAGATTGATTCCACAAAAAAAAAAAAGAATTGTAATCAGTCTAAGTAA
- a CDS encoding 1-phosphofructokinase family hexose kinase, with protein MIKPSILTVTLNPAIDTVYRLEYLKIGRSTRTKSPLKTAGGKGLNVTRVLSILGESVTATGFLGVSNGDFIRNELVNLGVRDEFVKIAGETRQCLAFLDNRNNQTEILEEGPFISVLEQEELKQRLRILIPEAQILIVSGSMPLGVSYSLYQWMIKEAKNHGVKVLLDTSGEALAESLSYGPYLIKPNREELEGLLGRPCREETEIWKSMEKIAENGIEIVIVSDGERGSFVHYKGERMKVATAEIRAVSPVGSGDSFIAGFAAGLSKGYSVKDTLILASACGSANAMEERTGYINLQNLNTLIEQISINSTWSGSL; from the coding sequence ATGATAAAGCCTAGCATTCTAACCGTTACCCTTAACCCCGCTATAGATACTGTCTACCGCCTGGAATACCTTAAGATTGGAAGAAGCACACGTACGAAAAGTCCCCTTAAAACTGCAGGAGGAAAAGGACTGAACGTTACAAGGGTGTTGAGCATTCTTGGAGAAAGTGTGACGGCAACCGGTTTTTTAGGGGTGAGCAACGGGGATTTTATCCGGAATGAGCTGGTAAACCTTGGTGTCCGTGATGAATTTGTGAAGATTGCAGGGGAAACAAGGCAGTGTCTTGCCTTTCTTGACAACAGAAATAATCAGACAGAAATTCTTGAGGAAGGGCCCTTCATTTCCGTCTTGGAGCAGGAAGAGTTAAAACAGCGCTTGCGCATCTTAATACCTGAAGCTCAAATCCTTATAGTAAGTGGTTCAATGCCCCTTGGAGTATCATACAGCCTCTATCAATGGATGATAAAAGAGGCTAAAAATCATGGAGTCAAAGTTCTCCTGGATACCAGTGGAGAGGCACTAGCCGAATCTCTGTCTTATGGACCTTATTTAATCAAACCTAATCGTGAGGAACTTGAAGGGCTTCTTGGCCGTCCCTGCCGGGAAGAAACAGAAATCTGGAAATCGATGGAGAAGATAGCTGAGAACGGCATAGAGATTGTAATTGTTTCAGACGGTGAAAGGGGATCATTCGTTCATTATAAAGGGGAACGGATGAAAGTGGCAACTGCAGAAATTCGGGCAGTTAGCCCTGTGGGGTCCGGAGATTCATTTATTGCAGGTTTTGCCGCTGGACTTTCAAAAGGATATTCAGTAAAGGATACTCTGATCCTGGCTTCTGCTTGCGGCTCAGCAAACGCAATGGAAGAGAGGACTGGATATATAAATCTCCAAAACTTGAATACATTGATTGAACAAATTTCAATAAACTCAACTTGGTCAGGCAGTTTATAA
- a CDS encoding SRPBCC family protein, whose amino-acid sequence MVDVITEITINCPASQVSEYASNPDHAPEWYVNIHAVEWKTPKPLQLGSQIAFRAKFLGRELAYVYEITDYIPDEILVMKTANGPFPMETIYTWQAIDENHTLMTLRNKGNPKGFNKVMSPLMEPMMRRANMKDLKKSKPYLKNNFYHPSGRKVFLWVHIRCMPYAALKRLFKGLGTLLISCSFHLKAYIWRY is encoded by the coding sequence ATGGTAGATGTAATCACAGAAATAACAATTAATTGTCCTGCTTCACAAGTGTCAGAGTATGCTTCAAATCCCGATCATGCTCCTGAATGGTATGTCAATATACATGCTGTTGAGTGGAAGACACCAAAACCGCTTCAACTAGGATCACAGATTGCTTTTAGAGCGAAGTTTCTTGGCCGGGAACTTGCTTATGTTTACGAAATTACTGATTATATTCCAGATGAAATATTGGTAATGAAAACTGCAAATGGACCATTTCCAATGGAGACTATCTATACATGGCAAGCGATCGATGAAAATCATACCCTCATGACATTAAGAAATAAAGGGAACCCAAAAGGGTTTAATAAGGTCATGTCTCCATTGATGGAACCGATGATGAGAAGAGCAAATATGAAGGATTTAAAAAAATCAAAGCCATACTTGAAAAATAATTTTTATCATCCATCCGGCAGGAAGGTTTTTCTGTGGGTTCACATAAGGTGTATGCCCTATGCAGCTTTAAAAAGGCTGTTTAAAGGGCTGGGCACCTTATTAATAAGCTGCAGTTTTCACCTTAAAGCATACATATGGCGATACTAA
- a CDS encoding IS1182 family transposase: MLSKHNPIQRDQIEMVALDELVPADHLVRKIEAAINFSFIYDLVKDKYSEKGRPSIDPVILIKLTFIQYTFGIRSMRQTIEELKTNMAYRWFLGYGFHDKVPHFSTFGKNYERRFKDTDLFEQIFYRILKTAAEKNLISAEHVFVDSTHVKASANKRKFEKKVVRKETRAYQERLQEEINQDREDHGKKPFPPDKFDKEEYKEIKESTTDPESGYYVKDERTKQFAYSFHAAADRTSFVLGAIVTPGNTHDSHILEPLVEQVIEKVSKPKAVAADAAYKTPAITSYLLKNDITPALPYTRPRTKEGFFRKHEYVYDEHFDCYICPTGEILKYTTTTKEGYRQYKSDPRICAGCPFLSQCTQSQAHQKLIQRHVWEEHVEEADHLRHHQDVKPIYEKRKETIERVFADAKEKHGMRWTTLRGLKKMSMQAMLTFAAMNLKKMATWTWQGPEMA; this comes from the coding sequence ATGCTTTCAAAACATAATCCAATTCAACGGGATCAAATTGAAATGGTTGCTTTAGACGAACTTGTACCGGCGGACCATTTGGTCCGCAAAATTGAAGCGGCGATTAATTTCTCATTCATCTATGACTTGGTAAAAGATAAGTATTCAGAAAAAGGCCGCCCAAGTATTGACCCTGTAATATTAATTAAACTCACATTTATTCAATATACCTTCGGTATTCGCTCCATGCGTCAAACAATTGAAGAATTGAAAACGAATATGGCTTATCGATGGTTTTTAGGATATGGCTTTCACGATAAAGTTCCTCACTTCTCAACTTTCGGTAAAAATTATGAGCGCCGATTTAAAGACACCGATCTCTTTGAACAAATATTTTACCGAATCTTAAAAACCGCAGCTGAAAAGAATTTAATTAGTGCTGAACACGTTTTTGTAGATTCTACTCATGTAAAAGCGAGTGCAAATAAACGCAAATTTGAAAAGAAAGTTGTTCGAAAAGAAACCCGTGCTTATCAAGAACGCCTTCAAGAGGAGATTAACCAAGACCGCGAGGATCATGGAAAAAAGCCGTTTCCACCAGATAAGTTTGATAAAGAAGAATACAAAGAAATCAAGGAAAGTACAACAGATCCAGAGAGTGGCTACTATGTAAAAGATGAGCGTACAAAACAGTTCGCTTATTCTTTCCATGCGGCCGCAGACCGCACCAGCTTCGTGTTAGGCGCAATTGTAACCCCTGGTAACACGCATGATAGTCATATTTTAGAGCCATTGGTAGAACAAGTTATTGAGAAAGTTAGTAAACCAAAAGCTGTTGCGGCAGACGCAGCCTATAAAACACCTGCTATCACGAGCTACTTATTGAAAAACGACATCACACCTGCTTTACCTTACACACGACCTCGCACAAAAGAGGGTTTCTTCAGAAAACATGAGTATGTTTATGATGAGCATTTTGACTGTTACATTTGCCCAACTGGTGAGATATTAAAATATACTACAACTACAAAGGAAGGGTATCGTCAATATAAATCAGATCCTCGAATTTGTGCTGGATGCCCTTTCTTGTCTCAATGCACACAGAGTCAAGCACATCAAAAACTGATTCAACGTCATGTGTGGGAGGAACATGTGGAAGAAGCAGATCATCTTCGCCACCATCAAGACGTCAAACCGATCTATGAAAAACGCAAAGAAACAATTGAACGAGTATTCGCAGATGCAAAAGAAAAGCATGGCATGCGTTGGACAACCCTCAGGGGACTTAAAAAAATGTCGATGCAGGCGATGCTTACTTTCGCTGCCATGAATTTGAAGAAAATGGCCACCTGGACTTGGCAAGGTCCAGAAATGGCCTAA
- a CDS encoding TIM-barrel domain-containing protein, whose product MLRKRNKQKRFASIFLSFLLVISLIPLSAADAEENSDTSSIGKVSRIQKEGSDIYLDFSSGKGIKLSFLKDNVFRLHLDPSSEFPEYPTPNKPDHVTKIVDKDKNDYQKEYGTVNVKVKEDSDFYRIYTKILELKISKTDSKMSMINKQNNKVIWSEKEPLSLEANSAVQTLNTKDGEYFYGGGQQNGYYSHKNNKVNISIGGGWDAGAASSPVPFYLSTEGYGVMRNTFKPGVYNFSKTATFSHEENRFDAYYFVEDSIPEIINEYTELTGEAALMPEYAFYLGHADCFNGTHNGHKDQRTLLGKGLDTLNQYVEKDMPLGWFLPNDGYGCGYGGLENLEKFADEANEKDVEVGLWTQSNLYPDPSLPEDSPLRRDLDGEVKAGVRAVKTDVAWVGQGYSMALNATRQAAEGIEKQENSGGARPFVISLDGWAGTQRYATLWSGDQYGGEWEYIRMHIPTYIGAGLSGNPNVGSDMDGIFGGDPVIQTRDFQWKAFSPIQIDMDGWASSGNDYSKSKNPWNFGEPYTSINRMYLKIKAQMMPYIYTIAEESTSTSMPSVRGMMLEYPEDPFTYGTDTQYQYMWGPNLLIAPVYNEKDHAAGVRNGIYLPDSEQVWIDYFTGEQYQGGAVLNNFDAPLWKTPVFVKNGAIIPMAPENNAINELDGSENRIFDIYPAGKSEFTLYEDDGKTTDYKSGKNTKTRISSVVANDKVKITVHKAKGKGYKGMVKERGTEFLVNTRKQPESVTVKVGGKNNKLRKALTEEEYSRSENVYFYNESPNLNKYSTEGSEFAKTKVTTAPKLFVKIAKTDITKNQVMLTVNGFNNTQEKEVKDTEVPDVPYGLGAADENITDKSIKLNWNKVEGENLSYDLKINGMIYKNVYFEKENEKPFFEHDNLNFDTEYRYSIRAVNTKGASDWSDEITVKTKLDRFRNVPKNMTANASSNQPGSEASRAVDGDEKTQWHTAWGSGNVLPHTFEIDMKLAYQLDKLEYVPRPDAGNGTILKYDLDVSLDGKTYKNVITDGTFIRSNETKTIQFNEEVTARYIKLTIKDAVGKFGSAQEFRPYKKDKTEGMVVGENIPNGAIDEEDLLFFASYMGVDTTDTSWDQVSKVDINYNGVIDSYDLMYVAGQLGETQLQPTKRPAAGLLSIRPDKQQLKAGEEFAVEVIGAGMKDINAFNLELEIDPNKYEIVKECLEGSECGERIADSAASTANMLNYSILAGIGNEKQRIMAAFSNKGSFETLEGTSTLAVIKLKAKKDLEFDIPITRSLLVNTSFDTIDEIGQVLKPGEEPGEVEQPEEPKELLMTARDIAVSGEADKMQDGAEAFPRLIDGEISESSLAELKWSITEADGISLPLEVDFSFNSPTELTRFEVFNRPLYTNGKIKALRAKAFDEEGNEYDLGRMEVGSSDKSVTCDLAEHTQMPSGKKMVKFKIIFEESHSGPLMLSVAEVQFWKRNAAN is encoded by the coding sequence TTGTTAAGAAAGCGAAATAAACAGAAAAGATTTGCCTCTATATTTCTTTCATTCCTTTTGGTCATATCGCTTATTCCACTCAGTGCGGCTGATGCTGAAGAAAATTCAGATACTTCTTCCATCGGCAAAGTTAGTAGGATACAAAAAGAAGGCAGTGATATTTATCTTGATTTCTCTTCTGGAAAAGGAATTAAATTAAGCTTTCTGAAAGACAATGTTTTCAGGCTTCATCTGGATCCGAGCAGTGAATTTCCTGAATACCCAACACCTAACAAGCCTGACCATGTGACGAAAATCGTGGATAAAGATAAAAACGACTACCAAAAAGAATATGGAACCGTAAACGTAAAGGTAAAAGAAGATTCCGATTTTTATAGGATATATACAAAAATATTGGAACTAAAAATCTCCAAAACTGACTCCAAAATGAGCATGATTAATAAACAAAATAACAAGGTTATCTGGAGTGAGAAGGAGCCGCTTTCTCTTGAAGCGAATAGCGCAGTTCAGACACTTAATACAAAAGATGGTGAATACTTTTACGGTGGAGGACAGCAAAACGGCTACTACTCTCACAAAAATAATAAAGTAAATATCTCCATCGGAGGCGGATGGGATGCAGGTGCAGCATCAAGCCCTGTTCCGTTCTACTTGAGCACTGAAGGATATGGAGTGATGAGAAATACGTTTAAGCCGGGTGTCTATAACTTTTCCAAAACGGCAACTTTTTCACATGAGGAAAATAGATTTGACGCTTATTATTTTGTTGAAGACTCCATTCCGGAAATTATTAACGAATATACCGAGCTGACTGGAGAAGCAGCATTAATGCCGGAATATGCGTTTTATTTAGGGCACGCAGATTGCTTTAATGGCACTCACAACGGTCATAAAGACCAGAGAACCCTCCTTGGCAAAGGCTTGGATACATTAAATCAATATGTGGAGAAGGATATGCCGCTCGGCTGGTTTTTGCCGAATGACGGTTATGGATGCGGCTATGGTGGATTAGAGAATTTGGAGAAATTTGCGGATGAAGCAAATGAGAAAGATGTTGAAGTAGGCCTCTGGACACAAAGCAATTTATACCCAGACCCGAGCCTGCCTGAGGATAGCCCATTGCGAAGGGATCTTGATGGTGAAGTGAAGGCGGGAGTAAGAGCTGTTAAAACGGATGTTGCATGGGTAGGACAGGGCTATTCCATGGCTCTTAACGCAACACGCCAGGCTGCTGAAGGAATCGAAAAGCAGGAAAACTCAGGCGGAGCACGCCCGTTTGTGATTAGTCTCGATGGATGGGCAGGCACCCAGCGTTATGCCACTCTTTGGTCTGGTGACCAGTATGGAGGGGAGTGGGAATACATCCGCATGCATATCCCAACATACATTGGAGCGGGATTATCCGGCAATCCGAATGTTGGTTCGGACATGGATGGTATTTTTGGAGGAGATCCAGTCATCCAGACAAGAGATTTTCAATGGAAGGCTTTCTCGCCAATTCAAATTGATATGGATGGATGGGCGTCATCCGGAAACGATTACAGCAAATCCAAAAACCCTTGGAATTTTGGCGAACCTTATACTTCCATAAACCGCATGTATCTGAAGATAAAAGCGCAAATGATGCCATACATTTATACGATTGCAGAAGAATCCACTTCTACCTCTATGCCTTCTGTCCGGGGAATGATGCTGGAGTATCCAGAAGATCCATTTACGTATGGCACTGATACACAGTACCAATATATGTGGGGGCCAAATTTACTGATAGCGCCTGTCTACAATGAAAAGGATCATGCAGCTGGTGTAAGAAACGGAATCTACTTACCGGATTCTGAACAGGTTTGGATCGATTACTTTACAGGTGAGCAGTATCAGGGCGGAGCAGTTTTAAATAATTTTGACGCCCCATTGTGGAAGACACCAGTCTTCGTGAAAAATGGAGCTATCATCCCAATGGCTCCTGAAAACAATGCGATTAATGAGCTGGATGGATCTGAAAATCGAATTTTTGATATATATCCAGCAGGGAAATCTGAATTTACTCTTTACGAGGATGACGGTAAAACAACTGATTACAAATCTGGGAAGAATACAAAAACCAGGATTTCATCTGTCGTAGCAAATGATAAAGTAAAAATTACCGTTCATAAAGCAAAAGGAAAAGGCTACAAAGGAATGGTCAAGGAAAGAGGAACCGAATTCCTCGTTAATACACGAAAGCAGCCTGAATCTGTAACTGTAAAGGTTGGCGGCAAAAATAATAAACTGCGAAAAGCGTTAACAGAGGAAGAATACAGCCGCTCTGAAAATGTTTATTTCTACAATGAAAGTCCGAATCTTAATAAATATTCAACGGAAGGCTCTGAGTTCGCCAAAACAAAGGTAACTACTGCACCGAAGTTATTTGTAAAGATTGCAAAAACGGATATAACCAAGAATCAAGTGATGCTTACGGTAAATGGATTTAACAACACGCAAGAGAAAGAAGTAAAAGATACAGAAGTGCCTGATGTGCCTTACGGACTCGGAGCCGCAGATGAAAATATTACAGATAAAAGCATAAAACTTAATTGGAATAAAGTTGAAGGTGAAAATCTTTCCTATGACCTTAAAATTAATGGAATGATATACAAAAATGTTTATTTCGAAAAAGAAAATGAGAAGCCGTTTTTCGAGCACGATAATCTAAACTTTGACACAGAATACAGATATAGTATCCGGGCAGTTAATACAAAGGGTGCATCAGACTGGAGTGATGAAATAACCGTAAAAACCAAGCTTGATCGATTCAGAAACGTTCCGAAGAATATGACAGCCAATGCCTCAAGCAATCAGCCTGGGAGCGAAGCATCGAGAGCAGTAGACGGAGATGAAAAAACACAATGGCATACAGCTTGGGGGTCAGGAAACGTTCTTCCTCATACCTTTGAGATTGATATGAAGCTTGCCTATCAATTAGATAAGCTGGAGTATGTGCCTAGGCCGGATGCAGGGAACGGAACAATTCTTAAGTATGACCTGGATGTCAGCCTTGATGGGAAGACATACAAAAATGTTATTACCGATGGCACTTTTATTAGGAGCAATGAGACAAAAACGATTCAATTCAACGAAGAGGTAACTGCACGGTATATTAAATTAACGATTAAGGATGCTGTGGGAAAATTCGGATCTGCACAGGAATTCAGGCCTTACAAAAAGGATAAAACTGAAGGAATGGTAGTCGGTGAAAATATACCTAATGGTGCCATAGACGAAGAGGACCTGCTTTTCTTTGCCAGTTATATGGGTGTGGACACCACAGATACTTCTTGGGATCAGGTGTCCAAAGTTGATATTAACTATAATGGCGTGATTGATTCTTATGATTTAATGTATGTAGCAGGACAGCTTGGTGAGACACAGCTCCAGCCGACTAAGCGTCCTGCAGCAGGACTGCTGAGCATTCGTCCTGATAAGCAGCAATTAAAAGCAGGGGAAGAGTTTGCAGTAGAGGTAATAGGTGCAGGGATGAAGGATATTAATGCCTTCAATCTTGAACTTGAAATTGATCCAAATAAGTATGAAATTGTAAAAGAGTGTTTAGAAGGATCTGAATGTGGGGAGAGAATTGCCGACTCTGCTGCTTCTACCGCGAATATGCTGAATTATTCAATTCTTGCAGGAATAGGCAATGAGAAGCAAAGAATTATGGCTGCTTTTTCAAACAAAGGTTCTTTTGAAACGTTAGAAGGCACATCAACTCTGGCAGTCATTAAGCTAAAAGCGAAGAAAGATTTAGAGTTTGATATACCGATTACGAGATCCTTGCTTGTGAATACAAGCTTTGATACCATCGATGAAATCGGTCAGGTTTTAAAGCCTGGAGAAGAGCCTGGAGAAGTCGAGCAGCCTGAAGAGCCGAAGGAACTGCTCATGACGGCAAGGGATATCGCTGTATCTGGTGAAGCAGATAAAATGCAGGATGGTGCTGAAGCCTTCCCGCGGTTAATTGACGGTGAAATAAGTGAATCTTCCCTGGCTGAGCTTAAGTGGAGCATTACGGAAGCCGATGGTATTTCTCTTCCATTAGAGGTTGATTTCAGCTTTAATAGTCCAACAGAACTTACCAGATTTGAAGTATTCAACAGACCGCTTTATACCAATGGGAAAATAAAAGCCCTTCGTGCAAAAGCTTTTGATGAAGAAGGGAATGAGTATGATTTGGGTAGAATGGAAGTCGGGTCAAGCGATAAATCTGTAACCTGCGATTTAGCTGAACATACTCAAATGCCATCCGGCAAGAAAATGGTTAAGTTCAAAATAATATTTGAAGAATCTCATAGTGGGCCGCTTATGCTTTCAGTTGCAGAAGTGCAATTCTGGAAGAGAAACGCTGCCAATTGA